Proteins from a single region of Sediminitomix flava:
- a CDS encoding PKD domain-containing protein, with the protein MKYLVLFFSGVLLITSQISSKAQSIVVDTGLEEIDAITGNEIVACNGLVLRLRLDGFSGVNSYNWDFGNGNTSVLPNPVEQYNSVGTYTISVTIELSDGSTQVISSPVDFIEINNVNVVNILVDCTLLCLGEELVVSNDAPVGTFAEVEYLIDNQLYQGDASQDGYPAIVPMDKAGQFSIFMEGTHAQGCRLIENYSGIIEVVPPFEVRITPEKTYSCEDNAMVMYTAAIFDTDGNQVDDTNIQYDWDFGDGWQGLGKSLLHNYDRSSGKSFDISVTASSPAGCSNSITISDGMYFIDQTNGFEFNTLTPPYCTDYGAIVFTPLLENSLVGTELVWRFEDGSVKRSVYPEGVEHRFTNNTASSQTENVVMEIEGGVNFGCQFIRPILIPVLSRAEIQLDDTVFCQSPFTVSPILRDDSNLGNWYWQIRGESQRYGQNERAPQIPVNSIGSFTIEVVTEEGSNFCVLDSIRVRSEIPDFEIVGNDGGCLPFDGRYTISDVENVEIASVNWSLIQLENGTETEIETSNQRDFQFSINDDGNYKIEALVRTEPIGNNPSCEFVLEKPVDIRILPILDFEILPDSAICNETIVTFRNLSSFGGISTPYADSIKYEWDYTGGGSYDNAVNPQGDGRFQYDLADPFVFINVRLRAYYEGYDCEERILEKQVQILPPKAEFNYVNDECSPTLLQIENTSVGGDRFDWEIIVNGEVFTLSTTNASDDPVQHPNFPTFNGNPRGILPSEAFVEVSMVATEGTCTDGFSNTIQLAEEVGIPEIISVPTEVCVGRAAFFEGGELPVDAAYRWTFTHEDDSTTLLEFNSYTTAIFPKAGEWEGLYEVLLSPTCIRRVPIEPFTVLGTSFELDGNDQLCEGDSVIIEVSEVWTTSDTIQWKWLWNGEVLEEGTSTDGTIDNLEGIFPIEARFPQDDRQRITLNVFTDSCEWENDFLFNLTYPDFNIADNVTFDYGCEGTETKITPRIGPKGFLFFPFPSFQWQIFDGTDWVDTFEDDFDYGFPADFTFTFNFEEGEAYQLRLLVTDGNGCTSMEETSFEVPTSVIPEVDFSADVFSLDCPGFISFFDSADGTIGSSTPRVITENDSTTYEVPIVRWIWDFGDGNTATTLTGEVAHFYTKPSPPDSSYQVTLTIEEELPNGRTCRHESESKSITVGGVLGSFDIEKLIFYGEEDIDLTATIETPGIDPDSVALIWTSGDGQGGSSFPIQEFTYTIPDTVNLKTAEPALSFADADGCVTTADYAGTISILNCPTLSYEDTTLCATEEGLTVNLEDFNFIDFYEWEDSLNRAQIEGEIYFQWLREDGTVVAEGEGLNNVQFLSGTTSSNEIDPLDTDGEEITVKYWVVSDYTDFLNPQKSVSNQVSCEKETSFRITFRPPPTALFESVPQTGRCGQGIYLFDATTSLAGLGYTIESYQWDFGDGNTAEGLTTTHEFIGDGVYPVQLIVNSTSGCADTLVQDARIFPLPELQLSNQINCGTYEVSFVAEIQNPRVPLDSILNWEWDFNYDGILPQVDRAGQNLNQIVIDYEAENFGVEQYHQVWVKVTTVNGCEDSVVVDIPIFRFNPPQADFETSAQKICVSEVLSFTDRSQIDNQNISSLIPIPLPVGTNEINAWSWDFGDDSTSLAQNPVHEYSEVGDYTVKLIVSSERGCVDSTEVSIEVKEKPFTDIANSITICEAFLDTIFSTNYANPDWDYEWTKIAETGGTVQENYVRTDRVGITFDSINFETPSAIINTTFTVRTFDAELSTFCEDLDTVNLTIHRFPEIDGFVDNDTIYIPNCATEASIDAMTNPLPAYDFEWVLQATNGRVEAQSLSSPSLDISVAFFEDGQDQLFVSAIVEVSNQTSSCTDRKTINFHFLRTPNAEIIADKTEAPQSQQINLSSREVYPNSVYTWNQLSSTPNTASVQESVLGENLNLSNPTFPVGEIKVDFTYELIVSNEDCADRDTITVTFYKEPIFDLIFDSTGVCFEEETLIYPDSLIESGFIKTWSRITVTDQNGKAQAIQENRIRNGLDQRNVGFDTLRLYVPDLDETISEISATYVLKITNELNENIFSADTVTLSFYNRPNLVGGDTIYLCENTDELTVLDSNLTENSAYTYQWSITNTSGGTASLQDINSFNPTISDLTFDPLASRMLLTLNRVGSNRVNLDCQISEEIYLVIEPSIEARFEVNSQNPCKLGELTFDRSMTTLPNTYRWEWDLDNDGVFESSSDSLMLVRAYEEGIYIFSARTISPNGCIGDVFQQEIEIDNIFKPEIQLLSQACLNENVTIQFSSNYPEASVQEVSWDLNYHEHLGSNLTTNGLQINHQFDRVGLYTVFARVERTNGCIDTLSQIIEVGIRPEVVLEAPTYVCYGEWFTLEAQGGETYLWEDGSTEQRIDKLAEESRWVSVEVFSTTGCSSMDSVFIQVSPNTYTRDTLYKCFGEPLEIDARRIVTEGTAIRYSWSTGETNRLVSISQPDTYSVEVQTLHPSQANCTYTADFVVVDYPQLEIANDVIDHCFEDSQEVTISAPSFTDVLYEWQDTRETTQSVVRNKVGEYTVWMTDISNPLNCVTEQTITITDVCPNRMFAPDAFTPNNDGINDYFFLETAYTAEITLQIFNRWGEVIFERNYEDAVEASIPENGWDGKYRGELMPLGVYTFVVSYSSLGNEKQNFQKTGRITLAD; encoded by the coding sequence ATGAAATACCTAGTACTCTTCTTTAGTGGAGTCCTACTTATAACATCACAGATTTCTTCTAAGGCGCAATCCATAGTAGTGGATACGGGTTTAGAAGAAATTGATGCTATCACAGGAAATGAAATTGTGGCTTGTAATGGCTTGGTTCTTCGCCTAAGACTAGATGGATTTTCTGGGGTGAATAGTTATAATTGGGATTTTGGAAATGGGAACACCTCAGTATTACCAAATCCAGTGGAGCAATATAATTCGGTAGGGACTTACACTATCTCTGTCACTATTGAATTATCGGATGGGAGTACACAGGTTATTTCAAGTCCTGTAGATTTTATAGAAATCAATAATGTTAATGTGGTCAATATTCTCGTTGATTGTACATTATTATGTTTGGGGGAAGAGTTGGTTGTAAGCAATGATGCTCCTGTAGGAACGTTTGCAGAAGTTGAGTATTTAATAGATAATCAACTATACCAAGGCGATGCTTCACAAGATGGTTATCCAGCCATTGTACCTATGGATAAAGCTGGTCAGTTCTCCATTTTTATGGAAGGAACACATGCGCAAGGGTGTAGACTGATAGAAAATTATAGTGGAATTATTGAAGTCGTTCCGCCTTTTGAGGTGAGAATTACCCCCGAAAAAACGTATAGCTGCGAGGATAATGCCATGGTGATGTATACCGCAGCTATATTTGATACGGATGGAAATCAAGTTGATGACACAAACATTCAGTATGATTGGGATTTTGGAGATGGTTGGCAAGGTCTAGGTAAATCTTTACTTCATAACTACGACAGGTCAAGTGGAAAATCATTTGACATTAGTGTGACAGCTAGCAGTCCAGCGGGTTGTTCTAATAGCATTACTATTTCCGATGGGATGTATTTTATAGATCAGACCAACGGTTTTGAATTCAATACACTTACCCCACCTTATTGTACCGATTATGGTGCTATTGTTTTTACACCCCTGTTGGAAAATTCTTTAGTTGGAACAGAACTAGTTTGGCGATTTGAAGATGGAAGTGTCAAGCGAAGTGTATACCCTGAAGGAGTAGAACATCGCTTTACAAATAACACAGCATCTTCTCAAACGGAAAATGTGGTAATGGAAATAGAAGGAGGAGTAAACTTTGGCTGTCAATTTATTAGACCAATCCTAATTCCTGTTTTATCTAGAGCTGAAATACAACTTGATGATACTGTTTTTTGCCAATCTCCTTTTACCGTTTCTCCTATACTTCGTGATGATTCCAATCTAGGGAATTGGTATTGGCAGATTCGAGGGGAATCACAACGATACGGACAAAACGAAAGAGCTCCACAAATCCCTGTAAACTCTATTGGCTCATTTACGATAGAAGTTGTAACTGAAGAAGGAAGTAATTTTTGTGTGCTAGATTCTATTCGAGTAAGGTCTGAAATCCCAGATTTTGAAATTGTAGGAAATGACGGAGGCTGTTTACCTTTTGATGGACGATATACTATTTCTGATGTAGAGAATGTAGAAATTGCTTCAGTAAACTGGTCACTCATCCAACTTGAAAATGGAACAGAAACAGAGATTGAAACGAGTAATCAACGAGATTTTCAATTTTCGATCAACGATGATGGGAATTATAAGATTGAGGCATTGGTACGTACCGAACCCATAGGTAATAACCCTTCCTGTGAGTTTGTCTTAGAAAAGCCTGTAGATATCAGAATACTTCCTATACTTGATTTTGAGATTTTACCCGACTCAGCTATTTGTAACGAGACTATCGTAACATTTAGAAACTTATCTTCTTTCGGAGGGATTTCAACACCTTATGCCGATTCCATAAAATATGAGTGGGATTATACTGGTGGTGGTTCTTATGATAATGCTGTAAATCCTCAAGGCGATGGTAGGTTTCAGTATGACCTAGCAGACCCTTTTGTCTTTATCAATGTACGTTTGAGAGCTTATTATGAAGGCTATGATTGTGAAGAACGAATATTGGAAAAACAGGTTCAAATTTTACCACCAAAAGCAGAGTTTAATTATGTAAATGACGAGTGTTCGCCTACACTCTTGCAGATCGAAAACACTTCTGTAGGAGGAGATCGATTTGATTGGGAAATTATTGTCAATGGAGAAGTTTTCACTTTGTCTACCACCAATGCAAGTGATGATCCTGTTCAGCATCCCAATTTTCCTACATTTAATGGAAATCCTCGAGGAATTTTACCAAGCGAAGCTTTTGTAGAAGTTTCTATGGTCGCAACTGAAGGTACTTGTACTGATGGATTTTCGAATACTATTCAACTTGCAGAAGAAGTAGGAATTCCCGAAATCATTAGTGTACCTACGGAGGTTTGTGTAGGCAGAGCAGCATTTTTTGAGGGAGGTGAATTACCTGTAGATGCGGCATATCGTTGGACTTTTACACATGAAGATGATAGTACCACTTTACTAGAATTCAATAGCTATACAACCGCAATATTTCCGAAAGCAGGAGAGTGGGAAGGACTTTATGAAGTGTTGTTATCTCCGACTTGTATTCGAAGAGTACCAATAGAACCTTTTACCGTATTGGGTACATCTTTCGAGTTGGATGGAAATGATCAATTGTGTGAAGGAGATTCCGTTATTATTGAAGTCAGTGAGGTGTGGACAACTTCTGATACCATACAATGGAAATGGCTTTGGAATGGAGAGGTTTTAGAAGAAGGAACCTCTACAGACGGTACGATTGATAATTTGGAAGGCATTTTTCCTATTGAAGCAAGATTCCCACAAGACGATAGACAACGTATAACGCTGAATGTGTTTACAGATAGTTGTGAATGGGAAAATGATTTTCTTTTTAATCTGACATATCCCGATTTCAACATCGCAGATAATGTAACCTTTGATTATGGATGTGAAGGAACAGAAACCAAAATAACCCCAAGAATAGGACCTAAAGGATTTCTGTTTTTCCCCTTTCCTAGCTTCCAATGGCAAATTTTTGATGGTACTGATTGGGTAGATACCTTCGAAGATGATTTCGATTATGGTTTCCCTGCTGATTTTACTTTTACCTTTAATTTTGAAGAAGGTGAAGCCTACCAACTACGCTTATTAGTCACAGATGGGAATGGTTGTACTTCTATGGAAGAAACCAGCTTTGAAGTGCCAACATCAGTAATTCCAGAAGTAGATTTTTCTGCCGATGTATTCTCTTTAGATTGTCCAGGTTTTATCAGTTTCTTTGATTCTGCCGATGGGACAATTGGAAGTTCAACCCCAAGAGTAATCACAGAAAATGATTCAACGACTTACGAAGTGCCAATCGTTCGATGGATTTGGGATTTTGGTGATGGGAATACAGCTACTACTCTTACGGGTGAAGTTGCACACTTTTATACAAAACCTTCCCCACCAGATTCTTCTTATCAAGTTACTCTAACGATTGAAGAGGAACTTCCAAATGGGCGAACTTGTAGACATGAGTCAGAATCAAAATCAATTACAGTTGGTGGTGTTCTTGGAAGTTTTGATATCGAAAAACTAATTTTTTATGGGGAAGAAGATATTGATCTCACCGCCACTATTGAAACTCCAGGAATAGACCCTGATAGTGTAGCTTTAATTTGGACTTCAGGAGATGGACAAGGAGGTAGTTCGTTTCCTATTCAAGAATTCACTTATACAATTCCCGATACTGTTAATCTAAAGACAGCAGAACCCGCTTTATCTTTTGCAGATGCGGATGGTTGTGTCACTACAGCTGATTATGCAGGAACAATTAGTATTTTAAATTGTCCGACCTTGTCTTATGAAGATACAACTTTGTGTGCCACTGAAGAAGGATTGACGGTAAACCTTGAAGATTTCAATTTTATAGATTTTTATGAATGGGAAGACAGTTTGAATAGAGCACAGATTGAAGGAGAGATTTACTTCCAATGGTTAAGAGAAGATGGGACTGTCGTGGCAGAAGGAGAAGGATTAAATAATGTGCAGTTTTTATCTGGAACTACAAGCTCAAATGAAATTGATCCTTTGGACACTGACGGAGAAGAAATCACAGTGAAGTATTGGGTGGTTTCTGATTACACCGACTTTCTAAATCCTCAAAAGTCTGTCTCAAATCAAGTGTCATGCGAAAAAGAAACTTCATTCAGAATTACTTTTAGACCTCCACCAACAGCATTATTTGAAAGTGTGCCACAAACAGGGCGTTGTGGGCAAGGAATATATTTATTTGATGCAACGACTTCTTTGGCAGGTTTGGGGTATACGATTGAGTCTTATCAGTGGGATTTTGGCGATGGAAATACAGCAGAGGGATTGACAACTACTCATGAATTTATTGGAGATGGAGTATACCCTGTTCAACTGATCGTGAATTCAACTTCAGGATGTGCTGATACACTTGTTCAAGATGCTAGAATTTTCCCTTTACCCGAGTTGCAGTTGTCAAATCAGATAAACTGTGGTACTTATGAGGTTTCGTTTGTTGCTGAAATCCAAAATCCACGAGTTCCTTTAGATAGTATTCTGAATTGGGAGTGGGATTTTAATTACGATGGAATTTTACCACAAGTAGATAGGGCAGGGCAAAATTTAAATCAAATAGTTATTGATTATGAAGCTGAAAATTTCGGTGTAGAACAATATCATCAAGTTTGGGTAAAGGTCACGACTGTCAATGGTTGTGAAGATTCTGTTGTAGTAGATATTCCTATTTTTAGGTTTAACCCTCCACAAGCTGATTTTGAGACTTCTGCCCAAAAAATATGTGTATCTGAGGTCTTGAGTTTTACGGATCGTTCTCAAATTGATAATCAAAATATCTCATCTTTAATCCCGATACCATTACCTGTAGGGACTAATGAAATCAATGCGTGGTCTTGGGATTTTGGAGATGATAGTACCAGTTTGGCTCAGAATCCTGTTCATGAGTATTCAGAAGTAGGAGATTATACTGTGAAATTGATTGTAAGTAGTGAAAGAGGATGTGTTGATAGTACAGAAGTTTCAATTGAGGTTAAAGAAAAACCGTTTACTGATATTGCAAATTCAATAACAATTTGTGAAGCATTTTTAGATACGATTTTTTCAACAAATTATGCAAACCCAGATTGGGATTACGAATGGACGAAAATAGCTGAGACAGGTGGGACTGTTCAAGAAAATTATGTTAGAACAGATCGTGTAGGGATAACTTTTGATTCTATCAATTTTGAGACGCCAAGTGCGATTATTAATACTACTTTTACTGTGAGAACGTTCGATGCAGAATTAAGTACATTCTGTGAAGATTTAGACACTGTAAACCTCACGATTCACCGCTTTCCCGAAATTGATGGATTTGTAGACAACGATACAATTTATATTCCTAATTGTGCTACAGAAGCCTCTATTGATGCAATGACAAATCCATTACCAGCTTATGATTTTGAATGGGTTTTACAAGCTACAAATGGAAGAGTTGAAGCCCAAAGTTTGAGCTCTCCGTCTTTAGATATAAGCGTTGCTTTCTTTGAAGATGGCCAAGATCAATTATTTGTTAGCGCGATAGTAGAAGTCTCAAATCAGACTTCTAGTTGTACTGATCGAAAAACAATCAATTTTCATTTCCTAAGAACTCCGAATGCTGAAATTATAGCAGATAAAACAGAAGCTCCCCAGTCACAACAAATCAATTTAAGCTCGAGAGAGGTTTACCCAAATAGCGTATATACTTGGAATCAGTTGAGTTCTACTCCAAATACCGCAAGTGTACAAGAAAGTGTTTTAGGAGAAAACTTAAATCTGAGTAATCCTACATTCCCAGTAGGAGAAATAAAGGTGGATTTTACTTATGAGTTGATTGTGAGTAACGAAGACTGTGCAGATCGAGATACAATTACAGTGACATTCTACAAAGAACCAATCTTTGATTTGATATTTGATTCTACAGGAGTGTGTTTTGAGGAAGAAACATTGATTTATCCTGACAGTCTTATCGAAAGTGGATTTATAAAAACTTGGTCTAGAATAACTGTTACAGATCAGAATGGAAAAGCTCAAGCCATCCAAGAAAACAGAATACGAAATGGTTTAGATCAAAGAAATGTAGGTTTTGATACCTTAAGACTCTATGTCCCAGATTTAGATGAAACGATCAGTGAAATAAGTGCTACTTATGTGCTAAAAATCACGAATGAACTAAACGAAAATATATTCTCAGCAGATACCGTAACACTGTCATTCTATAATCGTCCCAATTTGGTAGGTGGAGATACAATTTATTTGTGTGAAAATACCGACGAATTAACGGTTTTAGATAGTAATCTGACAGAGAATTCTGCTTATACCTATCAATGGTCTATCACCAATACAAGTGGAGGGACTGCAAGTTTACAAGATATCAATTCATTTAATCCAACTATTTCAGATTTGACTTTTGATCCTTTAGCTAGTAGAATGCTCTTAACTCTTAATAGGGTAGGGAGTAACAGAGTGAATCTGGATTGTCAGATTTCTGAGGAAATTTATTTAGTCATTGAACCTTCAATTGAAGCCAGATTTGAAGTTAATTCTCAAAATCCTTGTAAACTCGGTGAGTTAACTTTTGATCGAAGTATGACAACTCTCCCGAATACTTATAGATGGGAATGGGATTTAGATAATGATGGAGTTTTTGAATCAAGTTCTGATTCCTTAATGTTAGTTAGAGCATATGAAGAGGGGATTTATATTTTCAGTGCAAGAACTATTAGTCCTAATGGTTGTATAGGAGACGTATTCCAGCAAGAAATTGAAATAGATAATATCTTCAAGCCAGAAATTCAATTGTTATCACAGGCTTGTTTAAATGAAAATGTTACCATTCAATTTTCGTCAAATTATCCTGAAGCATCAGTGCAAGAGGTGAGTTGGGATTTGAATTATCATGAACATTTGGGAAGTAATCTGACAACCAATGGTCTCCAAATAAATCATCAGTTTGATCGAGTAGGGCTATATACTGTCTTTGCTAGAGTTGAACGGACGAATGGTTGTATTGATACTTTATCACAAATTATTGAAGTAGGAATTCGTCCAGAAGTAGTTTTAGAAGCGCCAACTTATGTTTGTTATGGGGAGTGGTTTACTTTAGAAGCACAAGGAGGGGAAACATATCTGTGGGAAGATGGATCTACCGAACAACGTATAGATAAACTTGCTGAAGAATCTAGGTGGGTATCGGTTGAAGTTTTCAGTACGACAGGCTGTTCTTCTATGGACTCTGTTTTTATTCAAGTTTCACCAAATACGTATACGAGGGATACACTATACAAATGTTTTGGAGAGCCTTTAGAAATTGATGCTCGAAGAATTGTAACTGAGGGAACAGCTATCCGCTACTCTTGGTCAACAGGAGAAACAAATAGGTTGGTATCTATTAGTCAACCTGATACATACAGTGTGGAGGTTCAAACTTTACACCCTTCTCAAGCAAATTGTACATATACAGCAGATTTTGTGGTTGTAGATTATCCTCAATTAGAAATAGCGAATGATGTAATTGATCATTGTTTCGAAGACAGTCAAGAAGTAACTATTTCAGCTCCTTCTTTTACAGATGTGCTTTATGAGTGGCAAGACACAAGAGAAACAACACAATCAGTTGTTAGAAATAAGGTAGGAGAGTATACCGTTTGGATGACTGATATATCTAATCCGCTGAATTGTGTAACTGAGCAAACTATTACAATCACGGATGTTTGCCCTAATCGGATGTTTGCTCCTGATGCTTTCACTCCAAATAATGATGGAATCAATGATTACTTCTTTTTGGAGACGGCGTATACTGCAGAAATAACTTTACAAATCTTTAACAGATGGGGAGAAGTTATTTTTGAAAGAAATTATGAAGATGCAGTAGAGGCAAGTATTCCTGAAAATGGTTGGGATGGGAAATATAGAGGTGAATTGATGCCTTTAGGTGTTTATACATTTGTAGTTAGTTATTCATCTTTAGGAAATGAGAAGCAAAATTTCCAAAAAACAGGTCGAATAACCTTAGCGGACTAA